A portion of the Acidisoma sp. PAMC 29798 genome contains these proteins:
- a CDS encoding PAS domain S-box protein, giving the protein MVTAQMMDDTDQDRRLAMQAAGIGTWQWNVTGDAIRLSPLSRVLLGVGSAAMGLPAFLERLHTDDRVIAERGLLACAQSGCDLDVDLRALAADGTARWMRMRGGSTQAVSTQVGQGDIHGILIDIARQKAAEHANDRLAAIVASSADAIIGKTMDGVITDWNLSAETIFGYTAAEAIGQPVSILQPPGRESDVVAILQRIAQGERVDHFETQRRRKDGTIIDISLTVSPVRDESGRLVGASKVARDVTEAKRSQVLIAEREAHLQSVLDTVPDAMVVIDVRGVMQSFSATAERLFGYTAAEAIGQNVSILMPGPYREQHDGYLSRYMTTGERRIIGIGRLVVGQRKDRSTFPMELTVGETRLGDRRFFTGFVRDLSERQQTQQRLQELQAGLIHMSRFTALGEMASTLAHELNQPLTAVANYLKGCRRLLDTNQSEHIPAARDAVERAAEQALRAGQIIRRLRDFVARKESERQVENLAQLIEEASALALIGVKESGVHASMDFDPQVEFVLADRIQVQQVLLNLVRNAVEAMQDAPEPHDRPRRLVIKTRKLDADTVEVSVIDTGPGIAPDIAEQLFQPFVTTKQFGMGVGLSISRTIMEAHGGRLWAEPNPGGGTAFRLTLPSVRGGESDLGD; this is encoded by the coding sequence ATGGTGACTGCGCAGATGATGGACGATACCGACCAGGATCGTCGGCTTGCGATGCAGGCGGCCGGCATCGGCACCTGGCAATGGAATGTGACCGGGGATGCCATCCGGCTTTCACCGCTGTCCCGCGTGCTGTTGGGCGTGGGCTCTGCCGCGATGGGTCTGCCCGCGTTTCTGGAGCGGCTTCATACCGATGACCGCGTCATCGCCGAACGCGGCCTGCTCGCCTGCGCGCAAAGCGGCTGCGATCTCGACGTCGATCTGCGGGCCTTGGCGGCGGATGGCACGGCGCGCTGGATGCGCATGCGGGGCGGATCGACGCAAGCTGTATCGACCCAAGTGGGGCAGGGCGACATCCACGGCATCCTGATCGACATCGCGCGCCAGAAGGCGGCGGAGCATGCCAATGACCGGCTCGCCGCCATCGTCGCGTCCTCCGCCGATGCCATCATCGGCAAGACGATGGACGGCGTGATCACGGACTGGAACCTGAGCGCCGAGACGATTTTCGGCTATACTGCCGCCGAGGCCATCGGGCAGCCCGTTTCCATCCTGCAACCGCCAGGGCGGGAGAGCGATGTCGTCGCGATCCTTCAGCGGATTGCGCAAGGCGAGCGGGTCGATCATTTCGAAACCCAGCGCCGCCGGAAGGATGGCACGATCATCGACATATCTCTCACCGTCTCTCCGGTCCGTGACGAGTCCGGGCGGCTTGTCGGTGCCTCCAAGGTGGCGCGCGACGTGACGGAGGCGAAGCGGTCGCAGGTCCTGATCGCGGAACGCGAGGCGCATCTGCAATCCGTGCTCGACACCGTGCCGGACGCCATGGTGGTCATCGATGTGCGCGGCGTCATGCAATCCTTCAGCGCCACGGCTGAGCGGCTGTTCGGCTATACGGCGGCAGAGGCGATTGGCCAGAATGTCAGTATCCTCATGCCCGGTCCGTATCGGGAACAGCATGACGGCTATCTGTCGCGCTATATGACGACCGGGGAGCGCCGCATCATCGGCATCGGGCGTCTGGTGGTGGGACAGCGCAAGGATCGCTCCACCTTTCCGATGGAACTTACGGTGGGCGAAACCCGGTTGGGCGATCGGCGCTTTTTCACGGGCTTCGTGCGTGACCTCAGCGAGCGCCAGCAAACTCAGCAGCGCCTGCAGGAGTTGCAGGCCGGACTGATCCATATGTCGCGCTTCACGGCGCTCGGTGAAATGGCGTCCACGCTGGCGCATGAACTCAATCAGCCGCTGACAGCCGTGGCTAATTACCTGAAAGGGTGCCGCCGCTTGCTGGACACCAACCAGAGCGAGCACATTCCCGCCGCGCGCGACGCGGTGGAGCGGGCCGCCGAGCAGGCCTTGCGGGCGGGACAGATCATTCGCCGCTTGCGCGACTTCGTGGCCCGCAAGGAAAGCGAACGGCAGGTTGAGAACCTGGCACAACTCATTGAGGAGGCGAGTGCCCTCGCCCTGATCGGCGTGAAGGAAAGCGGCGTCCATGCCTCGATGGATTTCGACCCCCAGGTCGAATTCGTGCTCGCCGATCGGATTCAAGTGCAACAGGTCTTGCTGAACCTGGTGCGCAATGCCGTGGAAGCGATGCAGGATGCGCCCGAGCCGCATGACCGGCCGCGTCGGCTGGTGATCAAGACGCGCAAGCTGGACGCCGACACGGTGGAGGTCAGCGTGATCGACACCGGACCCGGCATCGCGCCGGATATCGCGGAGCAGCTTTTCCAGCCCTTTGTCACCACAAAGCAATTCGGCATGGGCGTCGGCCTGTCGATCTCGCGGACGATCATGGAAGCGCATGGCGGCCGGCTTTGGGCTGAGCCCAACCCAGGCGGCGGCACGGCCTTTCGTTTGACACTGCCATCCGTGCGCGGTGGGGAGAGCGATCTTGGCGATTGA
- the fixJ gene encoding response regulator FixJ, with product MAIEPVVHLIDDDDAVRQSLAFLLTTAGLAVRVHESATAFLKMLPKAQPGCVVTDVRMPDVDGLELQRRLQAAGAKFPVIIMTGHGDVPLAVQAMKAGAIDFIEKPFDDERMISAIRAALDLHDKRGYRDAEIAETQARLGSLSAREREVLDGILRGQPNKVVAYDLGISPRTVEVHRANVMTKMRTSSLSELVRMALVAGLLPSG from the coding sequence TTGGCGATTGAGCCCGTTGTACATCTGATCGACGATGATGACGCCGTCCGGCAGTCACTCGCCTTCCTGCTCACCACGGCGGGTCTCGCAGTGCGCGTGCACGAATCGGCCACCGCTTTCCTGAAGATGCTGCCCAAGGCCCAGCCGGGTTGTGTCGTCACCGACGTACGGATGCCCGACGTCGACGGTCTGGAACTGCAGCGCAGATTGCAGGCGGCAGGCGCCAAGTTTCCGGTCATCATTATGACCGGCCATGGGGACGTGCCCTTGGCCGTGCAGGCGATGAAGGCCGGCGCGATCGACTTCATCGAAAAACCCTTCGATGATGAACGCATGATCTCGGCCATTCGTGCGGCGCTCGATCTGCACGACAAGCGCGGCTACCGGGATGCCGAGATCGCCGAAACCCAGGCGCGGCTGGGGTCTTTGTCGGCGCGGGAGCGTGAGGTCTTGGACGGCATTCTGCGCGGGCAGCCGAACAAGGTGGTCGCCTACGACCTTGGCATCAGTCCGAGAACCGTCGAGGTTCACCGGGCCAATGTCATGACCAAGATGCGCACGAGCAGCCTGTCGGAGCTGGTGCGCATGGCCCTGGTGGCCGGATTGCTGCCGTCGGGTTGA
- a CDS encoding response regulator transcription factor, giving the protein MPSGQDIILVVDDDQAVRDSLKFALEIEGLVVHVCADGRELIGHPELWRARCLILDYKMPVMDGLAVISQLAAIGLRLPVILITAHATDSLRRRAAAAGVRHTLEKPLQDSALLDSIHDVLGVGPAVSG; this is encoded by the coding sequence ATGCCTTCAGGACAGGACATCATCCTTGTCGTCGATGATGACCAAGCGGTCCGTGACTCGCTGAAATTCGCGCTGGAGATTGAAGGCCTGGTCGTGCATGTCTGCGCCGACGGTCGGGAGTTGATCGGTCATCCCGAGCTATGGCGTGCGCGGTGCCTTATCCTGGACTACAAGATGCCGGTGATGGATGGGCTTGCGGTCATCAGCCAGTTGGCGGCGATCGGGCTTCGGTTGCCGGTCATTCTCATCACCGCCCATGCGACCGACAGCCTGCGCCGCCGTGCGGCGGCGGCCGGGGTGCGCCATACGCTGGAAAAGCCGCTGCAGGACAGTGCCTTGTTGGACAGCATCCATGACGTGCTGGGCGTGGGACCGGCAGTGAGTGGTTAG